GCCTTCTCGCGCCCTGGTGCCATGCGAGCTGGCTTCGAGCTCTACCGCGCCTTCCCGGCTGACGATGCCCGCAACCGGGCCGACGTTGAGCTAGGCGGCAAGCTCAAGCTGCCGATCTTAGCCCTGGCCGGCGTGGCGAGCGCTTTCGCGCCCTTCACCGAGGCGATGATGCAAGAGGTCGCCAAAGATGTGACGTTCCGGACGGTCGAGCGGTCGAACCATTGGATACCTGAGGAGAACGCGGAAGGGCTCACAGAGGAGATCCTCGAGTTCCTTGGCGTGGGCTGACGCTGGCCCGTCGAGATAGCCTCCTGAGGGTGTTGGCCGGCCGCTGGGGCGGACCACCACCATTTCCGCTTCGGCGCGGATGAGTGAGAACGCAGACGCCCAGCTGCCACCGCCTCGATGCACTGCAACGGGCGAGCCGCCACGGAACTCTCATGAAAATGGCCGGCTTCTCATAGATCGCGACCGGCGCGACCTGGGACGACCCCTCGAACGGTGGCAGAAAGATACACATGGATCTTGGCATCAGCGATCGGGTCGCGGTCGTGACGGGGGCCAAGTCAGGTATGGGCCGCTCGATCGCCGAGCATCTGCTGCGCGAGGGCGTCCACGTCGTCCTGACCGACAAGGAGGGCCCCGAGTTGCAGGCGACCGCCGCGGAGTTGTCGGCCCTGGGTCAGGTCCGTGCCGTGGAGGCGGACCTGAGCACGGCCAAGGGGATCGAGGTGCTCGCCGCCTTCGCCAACATGGCCTTCGACGACAAGCCGACTATCCTCGTCTGCGCCGCCGGCATCACCGGCGCGTCGGGGACTTCCTGGAACTGACAGACGACGACTGGCTGGAGGCGATCCAGACCGACCTCATGGCCTGCGTGCGTGCGACCAGGGCCTTCATCCCGCACATGCGCAAGGCGGGCTGGGGCCGCGTCGTGCTGTTCTCGTCTGAGGACGCGGTGCAGCCCTACATGGAAGAACTGCCGTATGCTGCCGCCAAGGCGGGTGTCCTGAACCTCGCCAAGGGACT
The sequence above is drawn from the Methylobacterium mesophilicum SR1.6/6 genome and encodes:
- a CDS encoding SDR family NAD(P)-dependent oxidoreductase, with translation MDLGISDRVAVVTGAKSGMGRSIAEHLLREGVHVVLTDKEGPELQATAAELSALGQVRAVEADLSTAKGIEVLAAFANMAFDDKPTILVCAAGITGASGTSWN